The proteins below are encoded in one region of Ammospiza nelsoni isolate bAmmNel1 chromosome 23, bAmmNel1.pri, whole genome shotgun sequence:
- the TMCC2 gene encoding transmembrane and coiled-coil domains protein 2 isoform X3, which translates to MELDKGDVTTLNLPAGAGGHGDTDGPVCLDVPDGTPDPQRTKAAIEHLHQKILKITEQIKIEQEARDDNVAEYLKLANNADKQQASRIKQVFEKKNQKSAQTIAQLHKKLEHYHKKLKEIEQNGPSRQPKDVFRDMHQGLKDVGANVRSSISGFSGGVVEGVKGGLSGLSQATHTAVVSKPREFASLIRNKFGSADNIAHLKDTLDDGHPEEASRALSGSATLVSSPKYGSDDECSSATSGSAGGSNSGAGPGGLGSPKSNTLDSHHNNFDTILEELREIKDSQSHLEDSMEDLKAQLQRDYTYMTQCLQEERYRYERLEEQLNDLTELHQNEMTNLKQELASMEEKVAYQSYERARDIQEAVESCLTRVTKLELQQQQQQVVQLEGVENANARALLGKFINVILALMAVLLVFVSTIANFITPLMKTRMRILSTALLVLFLFFLWKHWDSISYLLEHVLLPS; encoded by the exons CTGGACAAGGGCGACGTGACCACCCTGAACCTGCCGGCGGGCGCCGGGGGGCATGGTGACACCGACGGCCCCGTGTGCCTGGACGTGCCCGATGGCACCCCCGACCCTCAGCGCACCAAAGCCGCCATCGAGCACCTGCACCAGAAGATCCTCAAGATCACGGAGCAGATCAAGATCGAGCAGGAGGCGCGCGACGACAACGTGGCCGAGTACCTGAAGCTGGCCAACAACGCCGACAAGCAGCAGGCGTCGCGCATCAAGCAGGTGTTCGAGAAGAAGAACCAGAAGTCGGCGCAGACCATCGCGCAGCTGCACAAGAAGCTGGAGCACTACCACAAGAAGCTGAAGGAGATCGAGCAGAACGGCCCCAGCCGCCAGCCCAAGGATGTTTTCCGGGACATGCACCAAGGGCTGAAGGACGTGGGCGCCAACGTGCGCTCCAGCATCAGCGGCTTCAGCGGCGGCGTGGTGGAGGGCGTCAAGGGCGGCCTCTCGGGGCTCTCGCAGGCCACGCACACGGCCGTGGTGTCCAAGCCGCGCGAGTTCGCCAGCCTGATCCGCAACAAGTTCGGCAGCGCCGACAACATCGCGCACCTCAAGGACACGCTGGACGACGGGCACCCCGAGGAGGCCTCGCGCGCGCTGAGCGGCAGCGCCACGCTGGTGTCCAGCCCCAAGTACGGCAGCGATGACGAGTGCTCCAGCGCCACCTCGGGCTCTGCCGGCGGCAGCAACTCGGGGGCAGGCCCCGGCGGCTTGGGGAGCCCCAAGTCCAACACGCTGGACAGCCACCACAACAACTTCGACACCATCCTGGAGGAGCTGCGCGAGATCAAGGACAGCCAGTCGCACCTGGAGGACTCCATGGAGGACCTGAAGGCGCAGCTGCAGAGGGATTACACCTACATGACCCAGTGCTTGCAGGAGGAGCGATACAG GTACGAGcggctggaggagcagctgaacgACCTGACGGAGCTGCACCAGAACGAGATGACCAACCTGAAGCAGGAGCTGGCCAGCATGGAGGAGAAGGTGGCCTACCAGTCCTACGAGAGGGCTCGGGACATCCAG GAGGCCGTGGAGTCGTGCCTGACGCGGGTGAccaagctggagctgcagcagcagcagcagcaggtggtgCAGCTGGAAGGGGTGGAGAACGCCAACGCCCGGGCCCTGCTGGGCAAGTTCATCAACGTCATCCTGGCCCTGATGGCCGTGCTGCTCGTCTTCGTCTCCACCATCGCCAACTTCATCACGCCGCTCATGAAGACCCGCATGCGCATCCTCAGCACCGCCCTGCTcgtcctcttcctcttcttcctctggaAGCACTGGGACTCCATCAGCTACTTGCTGGAGCAcgtgctgctccccagctga
- the TMCC2 gene encoding transmembrane and coiled-coil domains protein 2 isoform X2: MVHVQLDKGDVTTLNLPAGAGGHGDTDGPVCLDVPDGTPDPQRTKAAIEHLHQKILKITEQIKIEQEARDDNVAEYLKLANNADKQQASRIKQVFEKKNQKSAQTIAQLHKKLEHYHKKLKEIEQNGPSRQPKDVFRDMHQGLKDVGANVRSSISGFSGGVVEGVKGGLSGLSQATHTAVVSKPREFASLIRNKFGSADNIAHLKDTLDDGHPEEASRALSGSATLVSSPKYGSDDECSSATSGSAGGSNSGAGPGGLGSPKSNTLDSHHNNFDTILEELREIKDSQSHLEDSMEDLKAQLQRDYTYMTQCLQEERYRYERLEEQLNDLTELHQNEMTNLKQELASMEEKVAYQSYERARDIQEAVESCLTRVTKLELQQQQQQVVQLEGVENANARALLGKFINVILALMAVLLVFVSTIANFITPLMKTRMRILSTALLVLFLFFLWKHWDSISYLLEHVLLPS, from the exons CTGGACAAGGGCGACGTGACCACCCTGAACCTGCCGGCGGGCGCCGGGGGGCATGGTGACACCGACGGCCCCGTGTGCCTGGACGTGCCCGATGGCACCCCCGACCCTCAGCGCACCAAAGCCGCCATCGAGCACCTGCACCAGAAGATCCTCAAGATCACGGAGCAGATCAAGATCGAGCAGGAGGCGCGCGACGACAACGTGGCCGAGTACCTGAAGCTGGCCAACAACGCCGACAAGCAGCAGGCGTCGCGCATCAAGCAGGTGTTCGAGAAGAAGAACCAGAAGTCGGCGCAGACCATCGCGCAGCTGCACAAGAAGCTGGAGCACTACCACAAGAAGCTGAAGGAGATCGAGCAGAACGGCCCCAGCCGCCAGCCCAAGGATGTTTTCCGGGACATGCACCAAGGGCTGAAGGACGTGGGCGCCAACGTGCGCTCCAGCATCAGCGGCTTCAGCGGCGGCGTGGTGGAGGGCGTCAAGGGCGGCCTCTCGGGGCTCTCGCAGGCCACGCACACGGCCGTGGTGTCCAAGCCGCGCGAGTTCGCCAGCCTGATCCGCAACAAGTTCGGCAGCGCCGACAACATCGCGCACCTCAAGGACACGCTGGACGACGGGCACCCCGAGGAGGCCTCGCGCGCGCTGAGCGGCAGCGCCACGCTGGTGTCCAGCCCCAAGTACGGCAGCGATGACGAGTGCTCCAGCGCCACCTCGGGCTCTGCCGGCGGCAGCAACTCGGGGGCAGGCCCCGGCGGCTTGGGGAGCCCCAAGTCCAACACGCTGGACAGCCACCACAACAACTTCGACACCATCCTGGAGGAGCTGCGCGAGATCAAGGACAGCCAGTCGCACCTGGAGGACTCCATGGAGGACCTGAAGGCGCAGCTGCAGAGGGATTACACCTACATGACCCAGTGCTTGCAGGAGGAGCGATACAG GTACGAGcggctggaggagcagctgaacgACCTGACGGAGCTGCACCAGAACGAGATGACCAACCTGAAGCAGGAGCTGGCCAGCATGGAGGAGAAGGTGGCCTACCAGTCCTACGAGAGGGCTCGGGACATCCAG GAGGCCGTGGAGTCGTGCCTGACGCGGGTGAccaagctggagctgcagcagcagcagcagcaggtggtgCAGCTGGAAGGGGTGGAGAACGCCAACGCCCGGGCCCTGCTGGGCAAGTTCATCAACGTCATCCTGGCCCTGATGGCCGTGCTGCTCGTCTTCGTCTCCACCATCGCCAACTTCATCACGCCGCTCATGAAGACCCGCATGCGCATCCTCAGCACCGCCCTGCTcgtcctcttcctcttcttcctctggaAGCACTGGGACTCCATCAGCTACTTGCTGGAGCAcgtgctgctccccagctga